CCATCTtgcccctaaacaccaacacagcaatCATGTACCTTGAAGGGTACATGATTGCTGTGTTGGAGTTTAGtgggagcatctcacttaccagggactgactttTACCTTGATTcctttgtagtgacggagacatccctggtgatgaaaaattccctgggattgcaacctccaagccagacattttgtgtgacacaaactcaaGAACTCCCCAAGACCTGCAGTAGCAGACATATTCAGGTACTTAAGAGTAACCCAACACCTGAACTTGGGGACATCTCAGTGACAGCTCCAATCCAGAGTTccagtcgtctcctggccctgcctccagctccaagccagggacaaatagagagtaagaacgtggatgatactaaaaccaagctttcaaagaTTCTGGATGCCTAACACATCCCAAAAGAAaaccaagatcctccactactccctttaggaatccctgatattcaccagccgctggcctgcaccgatcccctcagccaagaggagcagcctggttctgaaaatgctgatctgagagagaacagccgcagtcgtcaggacctagggacacttgaaaatgGGATCGAAtctagcagtggttttgcagacattactacactggcggaggatattcaccttccccagctctttagttctttgaaagatcttgATCAATCCCAAGGTTCCAACGGGATCAAAGCCAAAGATACCAGAGCCTttaaggtgaatcaggtgcaggaaaagccaagtgtcgtaaaggttccctctgatcaacccaggaagaacaaacagaaagcctctgagcctatcagtggtgctcccaaggccaaaagccagccaaagaatccagagtgcctgttagggggagaagtggttctatgcaatgctgcagtcagtgacagggctcctgtgaacacggccaagcactcgcaaggcaaacctcagaaagctgcatccagaaaggtcagcaaaactaagagccacgggcaggaaaagaccaaaaggaccagaggaagaaacaaggctgaagagaacaagcagtcagggaacaaagtcaaggcagaagagaagccagcaatccccaacacgaagcgaaaggaacaccaaactgagcttctccaagagagcttgcaaaagcctcgaacctcccttggcgtgcgcatgctggagtctgtgaaggttcttcatgcgctggggaggaagaatgagacgaaaactgggttctcttcctgtcggctcttgggaaattcaagcaaccccaaagacccccagccacccccagctatccagccatggcggcataccccacgtgaggggaagagtgCTGAGAAAACTCAAGTCgaagcccagaaaccagacagcagtgctgaaacagagtgtccatctccatcccagtatgagcggcctcctcctgggaaggtcaagttgatacctctgcctttttctgcctgggacaagcctcaagctcgacccgctcctcggaggccacagtctctggcctcacgtcggcctgctggggcttaccgtgcccagcctggttctactgactcagctcaacctgctgcagtcaattcatcccagccagctcctgcctctttgccaggtcccgccaaaccagctcagccaactgtgaccaacccaacccaaccggcttggaccaaccatacccagccccgtgtccctcagtccgctgctcctaggcctgcaccctaccaaacttcatctggcgcttctctccagcgcgagcctattccccctgctgggactaagcgccagtccccacccaagctccaaacccaatttctactccaagacttcagcaagcaacgagttccatggagggaacccaatgtgcctgagccagtcatgtcaaagcccatcgaacaagagcagaggccagagcgagaggccatgaagaggcgggctcaacaacaacgggagaatgctgccagatacacctctttggggaagctgccatttctcaccgagagggaaaaacaaatggaaattgctgactactacggatacgtcaagtgagagctgctgggattcttggtgccaccttggctaccagctgttcttccatacataggtaagataggtatagaactgaataagtaaatggaatacaatgactagatgagtaataaaccttaagaattttgagatgctgctaactggggcgtgagaaaggaaggactgaaagttggatgggagaatgaaggaaaggggtaaacactgaggaaagaggaaggaacttggcccaggcctaggaaggccaacagagaggtatggatttaggaaaggaagcaggagtgaggatgaaatggcagaagtaaaaagcagggtcagaggtctgggttgaaagaacacaatttgaggagagttgaaggggacagaagatgagtctagctttactaggagaaatagaaaaagtctcttggggacgttggccttcagtctcacaaccaccagataggtatttcagaaaacaagaggttcaggacacatctctgaaaggtttgagttgccttattcacgtgtgattatagtgggggaatagggaaatctaccagagaagtggctagggctcacagttatcctaggggcagctgacgacaggggcagagccaacGGAACTGCTGCATCAAGAGGCCCACGAATAGGGCTTGGTATGTAAATCACGATGTACTCAACACCTAAGCACGAGGGGAGCCAATGCACTATTCAGTTAACCTTGGCAACGACAGGCAAGGCCGGTATTCCTGTGCCACTTCACTTACAGAGGTGCAGCAAAGGGCTGAGGTCACATCCCATGTGGAGGTACAAGGACTCAATTTGAGGCCCAAATGCCTCTGAAGTCCTCTGTATTTGCAGATGCCCGTAGGCGGCCAAGCTGGCTTTCATAGCACAGCATCCTGACGTTACTGGTGGACGAGATCAAACTTCTGGAGGGGCCTAAATATTAACTTGAGGGGCTTCCTCCATTGAGCAGGGCACGTGCCGCCTTTTGTAAGCATCACCATCAACTGAAACGCATGAGAAAAAATCCGACGCAAGCGTCCACTCTCACGGGTGAGAGTGGTGGGGGCACGCGCACTGGGCAGCAGCTGCAACAGCCACAGGACGCAGGCGCCCAGGGGTTCAGAGGCTCCCTGGGAGGCCTCGTGGGGCAGCTCGAGGGAGTGACGATGGGAGAGAGCGGCAGGGGTGGGCGTGAAAAGGAAtgcagtggggagaagggagagatggagacagtGGATAGTGACTATGGGAAAATGGGCAATTTtcagtttcaaaattatttttttgagatgttattcacatgccataaaattcaccttctGAAACTGCAAATTCAGTGTCATTTAGTACATCCACAAGCCTATGCAACCATCACCGGCATCTAACCCATcacgttttcatcaccccaaaaagaagcccCCTTAAGCATCAGCAGGCACTCTTCATCCCCTCTTCCTTCAGtcctggcaaccattaatttgctttctgtcgctatggttttgccttttctggacagttcatgaaataatacaaatgtgACCGctgtctctggcttctttcacttagcataatgttttcaagttcgtccatgtcgtagcatgtgttagtacttcattcctttttatggctgtataatatttcacatatacaccacatttaaaaaatccattcatccactgatgggcatttgggtttttttcactaATAATGTCCATTTTTTGAGagtttattctgtgccaggcagcaCCAGGCTAAGTTACTGACCTTATTGCACAGATAAAGAGGCTTGGAGAGTGTGAAGAGTTTGCCCAAGATTAAGAGCTAGCAATTGGGGGAACTGGGGTTTGAACTCAGGCAAACTTCAGAGGTAATAGATTCACATGACAGAACACTAGAAAAGGTACACAAGGGTATTCAATGAAAAGTGACCCTTTTCCCCACGTTCCCCAGCCACACATTTCCCTCCTCAGAGACATCTGCTTTGGCCGTGCTGTGGATCCTTCCTGAGAAATACTTATACCCCAACATTTATGTATCACAATTTATTGACTAATCTGtcccactgatttgaaatgtcaCTTTTATGGTATAACAGAttcttatactatatatatatatatatatatatatatattaatgtatttatttatttatttttggctgctttgggtctttgttgctgtgcacaggctttctctagttgcggcaagcgggcttctcattgcggtggctcctcgtgttgccgagcacgggctctaggcgcgtgggcttcactagttgtatCTCACGGGCTTAgcttctccacggcatgtgggatcttcctgggccagggatcgaacccatatcccctgcattggcaggaggattcttttttttttttttttttttttccaaatgagagCTCAAATTCCCACGACCTCCAcgggcctctttttttttttttttttttaatgattagtctatgtttatttttatttattttatttatggctgtgttgggtcttcgtttctgtccgagggctttctctagttgtggcaagcgggggccactcttcatcacggtgtgcgggcctctcactatcgcggcctctcttgtagcggagcacaggctccagacgcgcaggctcagtaattttggctcacgggcccagctgctccacggcatgtgggatcttcccagaccagggctcgaacccgtgtcctctgcattggcaggcagattctcaaccactgcgccaccagggaagcccggcaggaggatttttaaccactgcaccaccaggaaagccccttatacgtatttctatttctcttttcagagcTGTCCTGACTCTTTTTTGCCTATCTTTTATGTTTGCCTTTtctctaaaattctttttatcttctttttgatttaaaaaaattttttcctcttcttgtttgtttctcttaaGGCATTATCCATTATGTTCATTCACtcgtattattttatttaatttatttaattaattaacatttatttttggagGTGTCGGgtattagttgcagcacgtgggctctttgttgcagtgcgtgctCTTccttgcggctcgtgggctctccagttgtggcgcgtgggctccagagcacgtgggctcagtagttgcggcgtgcgggcttagttgccctgcagcatgtgggatctcagttccccaaccagggaccgaacctgcatcccctgcattgcaaggtggattcttaaccactggacaaccagggaagtccccactcttgtattattttaaatttagtcctcatttctgaaacttttttcttttattttgaattctgTCTTGAGTTCTATCATCTTACCTAATTCTGGTTTATGctgttctttcatcttttttttattatggtaaaatatacataaaacaaaatttattatttcaaccattttcaagtatacaattcagtgacattaaatacattcacaatgctgtgcaaccatcaccactgtgcaaattcaaaataattatgtcaaAAGATTGAGCAGGACATCAGAAAGATGGAGGCAGCAGCATAGTTTCTGAATCTCTCCAAACCCTTTCATGGAAGAAGATCAACTAAAACCAAACACCCATAGGTGGCATTTATCAGCattttccatttccagaactttttcaccatCCCAAACAGAGACTCTATAGCcactaaacaataacttcccattcccTCCTCGATCCATGTTCTTTCATCTTTCGCACTGTTTTTCCTAACATCTTTTAGCCCACTTTGAAATAATAGGTTACAGTTTTGATCTGTTTTGTGGACCTGTCTTTTCCAACTTGATTTTATTGTCTGAAGAGATGCTATTCTGctccttattctcttttttcttacactACCTCTGTACGGGATTTGATCCCAATccttttctgttactgatttttgGATGAAAAAAGTTTTACAGCACTTTGAAAAGGTGGTGCGAGGCCATGTGGAAACATGTTCTTCATGGCTGTTTCATCAATGCTTCACTTATACTGCTTTGGAATAACTGTTTTCCAGGAGGCATAAACCAGTGGGCTTTATCATTGGACAGAGTGCAGAGAAAGGACCCCACGAAAGCTGATCCCCTTAGCAGAAATGACTTAGTTATGATTTCACCCAAGATTGGTCACAAACCAGCCTGGGAAACTCAAGGAACCAGAGACAAGGCATAATgccatctttccttctctctgcctcagctcTCAAGGATTGGTCACCTCCATGTTATTAGTCACTATTATTTGGTTTCTGTTCATAATTACTATCAGAAGACACAGCACTTAGGGGCCTAATTACACTGCCCAGCTATGCACCATTCTTCTTCATTTTGGCTTCCTGTCCACCAGCAGGAACCTGATTTAGTTTTGTTCTCCCTTCACCACAGCCCAGTAATTTTTGTGCATGACTCTCAGTCTCACCAGAATCTGTATCTCTCACTCTGCCCCAACATTCCACCCCATCATTCGCTCCCTTAAGTGTACCCTAGAAATTTCGGGTCAACTGGATATTTTACCACTGTTCACCATCTCTTATGAAACCAGAAGACGAGCAGCTTTCTTATGGAATGACGGAGAACTTGTAAAGATAAAACACCAGTCtgcaggagaaagggaagaagagaatgatggaaatcgtttCTGGAAAACTAGTTTTAcatgatgttttgtttgttcctggtaaagaaattgaaatcttctaaacattaaaaaaaaaaatctaaaccactaaattcaataatacaggaatataatttttgaaaaaaatttctttggctgcgtagcacgtgggatcttagctccccaactagggactgaacccaggcctgctgcattggaagcgcagagtcttaaccactggacgaccagggaagtcccaggaatatcacttttaaaggagaagttataaacccctcggttacatgaactggagatttttagtaagaagtcatgtattttaaatgacttggagctttaaaggaaggaaggaaggaaggaacggaggaaggaaggaaggaaggaagaaaaagggacttccttggtggggcAGTGGATATAAtatcaaaagtaaattaattaattaaataaatttaaaaaaggaaaaaaaatgctgaaatccACTGACTAATTATTCAGGCTATTATATCTTGCTATTTCCAGATACATGCCTTTATAAACTTTTGGTAAAAGGTTATCGTATGTCAGAACAAATGAATTACagacttttctatttttccaaaatttgaGAAATTCCCTTACATTTCTACCTTCAAATTTTATAACAAGGGAAAAGTAGTGACAACCCTTATACTTACATTCAATTGCATCATCTGGCCACATGCCTTCTACATCAATCAAATAtctacaaaagaacaaaattcgagtcatttgtaaataaaaaggaaagaaaatcaagttTTTGCAAAAAAAGGTCCAATTGTGCTTTAcaaatatagatagaaaaatcCTAAGAAAATATCAGCATATCTAATCAATAATTATTAAAGAATGATATATACCATGACTACACAAAGGCTTTATTCcgagtttccctggtggcgcggtgttgagaatctgcctgccaatgcacgggacacggattcgagctctggtctgggaagatcgcacatgccccggagcgactgggtccgtgagccacaactactgagcctgcgcgtctggagcctgtgctctgcaacaagagaggccgcgatagtgagaggcccgcccaccgcgatgaacagtggcccccgcttgccgcaactagggaaagcgctcgcatag
This genomic stretch from Balaenoptera acutorostrata chromosome 12, mBalAcu1.1, whole genome shotgun sequence harbors:
- the LOC130709336 gene encoding LOW QUALITY PROTEIN: uncharacterized protein C2orf78-like (The sequence of the model RefSeq protein was modified relative to this genomic sequence to represent the inferred CDS: substituted 1 base at 1 genomic stop codon) yields the protein LLCWSLVGASHLPGTDFYLDSFVVTETSLVMKNSLGLQPPSQTFCVTQTQELPKTCSSRHIQVLKSNPTPELGDISVTAPIQSSSRLLALPPAPSQGQIESKNVDDTKTKLSKILDAXHIPKENQDPPLLPLGIPDIHQPLACTDPLSQEEQPGSENADLRENSRSRQDLGTLENGIESSSGFADITTLAEDIHLPQLFSSLKDLDQSQGSNGIKAKDTRAFKVNQVQEKPSVVKVPSDQPRKNKQKASEPISGAPKAKSQPKNPECLLGGEVVLCNAAVSDRAPVNTAKHSQGKPQKAASRKVSKTKSHGQEKTKRTRGRNKAEENKQSGNKVKAEEKPAIPNTKRKEHQTELLQESLQKPRTSLGVRMLESVKVLHALGRKNETKTGFSSCRLLGNSSNPKDPQPPPAIQPWRHTPREGKSAEKTQVEAQKPDSSAETECPSPSQYERPPPGKVKLIPLPFSAWDKPQARPAPRRPQSLASRRPAGAYRAQPGSTDSAQPAAVNSSQPAPASLPGPAKPAQPTVTNPTQPAWTNHTQPRVPQSAAPRPAPYQTSSGASLQREPIPPAGTKRQSPPKLQTQFLLQDFSKQRVPWREPNVPEPVMSKPIEQEQRPEREAMKRRAQQQRENAARYTSLGKLPFLTEREKQMEIADYYGYVK